Genomic window (Terriglobia bacterium):
CGCCTTCGCGAGGCCAAGAGGCTCGCCGGAACCTGACGCGCCTCGTTTCGACGCCATCGGCTTCGCGCACCGATCAGCTGGGCCGCTTCCACACTCCGGGCACCGCCGCGCCGCAGTCGGGGCACGTCCCGGAGTCCGCGAGGCGGTTCCGCAGCACGCGGAACCCGCGGCGCTCGATCAACACGGCGCCGCAGCCGTGGCAGCGGGTGTCCTCGAGGCCGCCCACGTGGCCGGGGAGGTTCCCGGCGTAGACGTGGCGGAGCCCCGCTTCCCTCCCCGCCTCCACCGCGCGCAGCAGGTCCTCGACCGTCGTGTCCCCCTGCCCCGCCATCCGGTAGTCCTCGTGGAACGCGGTGACGTGCCACGGGATGTCCGGGGACACGCCCGCGAGGAACGACGCGATGTCGCGGAGCTCCTCCTCGGAGTCGTTGAACTTCGGGACCACGAGGGTGACGACCTCGACCCAGAACCCGCGCTCCTTGAGGCTCCGGATCGTGTCCAGCACGACGTGGAGGCGGCCGCCGAGGCCCCGGTAGGACGCTTCGCGAAACGACTTCAGGTCCACCTTGAACAGGTCCACGTGGGGCCTCAGGTAGTCGAGCACCTCCGGCGTCCCGTTCCCGTTGGAAACGTAGCCGCAGACGATCCCCTCCCGCTTCGCGAGGGTGAAGACCTCGACCGCCCACTCGCTGGTGATCAGCGGCTCGTTGTAGGTGCTGACGATCACCGGGGCGCGCCGCCGCACGGCGAGATCGACGATCTCCGCGGCGGAAACCTCCCTCGGCCGCGCGAGGGCCTCTCGGTCGCGGAGCGTCTGCGACGTCAGCCAGTTCTGGCAGTAGGCGCAGTGGTAGTCGCAGCCGAGCATCCCGAACGAGACCGCGTCCGCGCCTGGGAACGCGTGGAAGAACGGCTTCTTCTCGATCGGGTCGACCGCGAGCCCCGCGACGTACCCCGCCGGCACG
Coding sequences:
- the amrS gene encoding AmmeMemoRadiSam system radical SAM enzyme, whose translation is MDPAVATLGQELARRTRRGVLYERLEGQKVRCHACGHRCLIPEGHDGICKVRFNRDGVLRVPAGYVAGLAVDPIEKKPFFHAFPGADAVSFGMLGCDYHCAYCQNWLTSQTLRDREALARPREVSAAEIVDLAVRRRAPVIVSTYNEPLITSEWAVEVFTLAKREGIVCGYVSNGNGTPEVLDYLRPHVDLFKVDLKSFREASYRGLGGRLHVVLDTIRSLKERGFWVEVVTLVVPKFNDSEEELRDIASFLAGVSPDIPWHVTAFHEDYRMAGQGDTTVEDLLRAVEAGREAGLRHVYAGNLPGHVGGLEDTRCHGCGAVLIERRGFRVLRNRLADSGTCPDCGAAVPGVWKRPS